The following are from one region of the Colius striatus isolate bColStr4 chromosome Z, bColStr4.1.hap1, whole genome shotgun sequence genome:
- the MEX3C gene encoding RNA-binding E3 ubiquitin-protein ligase MEX3C, whose translation AARRRRAGLTPPPDSARELGPGGAEEEEAAGDEGDLELEEEELLVGQDEEEEDSAALLLLSSSSSPSQPLPLLPALGSVLLSSSFDAQEAAAGALCGADDPQGMMAAMLSHAYSSGLGGGGGATGLNGEQAALLRRKSVNTTECVPVPSSEHVAEIVGRQGCKIKALRAKTNTYIKTPVRGEEPVFVVTGRKEDVAMAKREILSAAEHFSMIRASRNKNGPAVAGLPCTPNLPGQTTVQVRVPYRVVGLVVGPKGATIKRIQQQTHTYIVTPSRDKEPVFEVTGMPENVDRAREEIEMHIAMRTGNYVELNEENDFHFNGTDVSFEGGTLGSAWLASNPVPPPRNRMISNYRNDSSSSLGSGSTDSYFGGNRLADFSPTSPFSTGNFWFGETLPAVGTEDLRVDSPVYDSLPKPSQTIWTPLEPVNPLSSFGSDPTSVAKAPRRGSQPSTPRLSPTFPDSLDHPLARRVRSDPPGTGHHAGLPIYIPAFSNGTNSYSSSNGGSTSSSPPESRRKHDCVICFESEVIAALVPCGHNLFCMECANKICDKETPSCPVCQTAVTQAIQIHS comes from the exons gcggcccggcggcggcgggcgggcttGACGCCGCCGCCCGACTCCGCCAGAGAGCTGGGGCCCGGCGgggcggaggaggaggaggcggcgggggACGAGGGAGacctggagctggaggaggaggagctgctggtggggcaggacgaggaggaggaggactcggccgctctgctgctgctgtcctcgTCCTCCTCGCCCTCTCAGCCGCTCCCGCTGCTGCCGGCGCTGGGCTCCGTCCTGCTCTCGTCCTCCTTCGATGCgcaggaggcggcggcgggcgcgctGTGCGGGGCGGACGATCCTCAGGGCATGATGGCGGCGATGCTGTCCCACGCCTACAGCAGCGGCctgggcggcggcggcggggcgacGGGCCTCAACGGCGAGCAGGCGGCCTTGCTCCGCCGCAAGAGCGTCAACACCACCGAGTGCGTGCCCGTGCCCAGCTCCGAGCATGTGGCCGAGATCGTGGGCCGTCAGG GTTGCAAAATCAAAGCGCTAAGGGCCAAGACAAATACTTACATCAAGACCCCAGTTCGTGGAGAAGAGCCCGTCTTTGTCGTCACCGGGCGAAAAGAGGACGTAGCCATGGCCAAAAGGGAAATCCTCTCCGCTGCTGAACACTTCTCCATGATCCGAGCGTCGCGCAACAAGAACGGCCCTGCCGTGGCAGGTTTGCCCTGTACCCCCAACCTGCCGGGTCAGACGACGGTCCAAGTCCGGGTGCCTTACCGCGTCGTTGGGCTGGTGGTCGGTCCCAAAGGAGCCACCATCAAAAGGATTCAGCAGCAGACCCACACCTACATAGTCACACCCAGCAGAGACAAGGAGCCCGTCTTCGAAGTGACGGGCATGCCCGAGAACGTGGACCGCGCGCGCGAGGAGATCGAGATGCACATCGCCATGAGGACCGGCAACTACGTGGAGCTGAACGAGGAGAACGACTTCCACTTCAATGGGACGGACGTGAGCTTCGAGGGGGGCACCCTGGGGTCTGCCTGGCTTGCCTCCAACCCTGTCCCTCCTCCCCGCAATAGGATGATCTCTAACTATAGGAACgacagctccagctccctgggaagCGGCTCCACGGATTCCTACTTCGGCGGCAATAGGTTGGCTGACTTCAGCCCCACGAGCCCGTTCAGCACAGGCAACTTCTGGTTTGGGGAGACGCTGCCCGCGGTGGGCACGGAAGATCTCAGGGTCGACTCTCCCGTGTACGACTCCTTACCCAAGCCTTCCCAGACCATTTGGACCCCTCTTGAACCCGTCAACCCTCTCTCCAGCTTCGGTAGCGATCCTACTAGCGTCGCCAAGGCCCCTCGCCGGGGCAGCCAACCATCCACTCCTCGCCTGTCGCCCACCTTCCCCGACAGCCTGGATCACCCTCTGGCCAGGAGAGTGAGGAGCGACCCACCGGGCACTGGCCACCACGCTGGCCTTCCCATCTACATCCCTGCCTTCTCCAACGGTACCAACAGCTATTCCTCTTCCAACGGGGGCTCCACCTCCAGCTCCCCCCCCGAGTCGAGGCGGAAACACGACTGCGTCATCTGCTTCGAGAGCGAGGTCATCGCGGCCCTGGTGCCCTGCGGCCACAACCTCTTCTGCATGGAGTGTGCCAACAAGATCTGCGACAAGGAAACGCCGTCGTGCCCCGTTTGCCAGACAGCTGTTACTCAGGCAATCCAAATCCACTCTTAA